The sequence below is a genomic window from Setaria italica strain Yugu1 chromosome IV, Setaria_italica_v2.0, whole genome shotgun sequence.
CCCAGACCGCTgccacctccctcctctctcactctctctctccacacGCCTCCGCGTGCTCGGTCGGTCCCAGACCAGCTCACCGGCCGGGGCGGCAGCAGGCAGCCATGACGGCCGTGGACGCGGAGTCCTGCGCGGTggtcgcggcggccgccgacATCATCTGCTCGCTGCGCGGCGCCGACCTCGCCGGATGGACGCCGCCGTGGCGCAAGGACGCTGCTCCGGCTCTCCCTTCCGCctgcgacggtggcggcggcggccaggaggtGGGCGGCGACGCGCGGGGCATGGCGTGGCCGGCCGTGGCGCGCGGGAAGCGCTCGCGGTCCCGGCGCGCGGGGACCCCGTCGGCGTCGGGCTCCGCCtccgcgggggcggcggcgaaggaggacgaggaggaggagaagaagaagaagaaggggaggcgcggcgcgcggggcagCCCCGCGTCGCCCCTGGACTACAGCGGCGGGTCCGGCTCCGGCGCGTCCacgagcggcggcgaggacggcgcctTCTGCTCCCAGCCGGCTCCcgcgtccgccaccgccgcgcccagCATCAAGgtacgtgcgtgcgtgcgttcgCGCGTCGTCGCCTACCTCGCATCGCCCCCCGTGGCCCCGTCTCCGTCCCCGTCTCCTGTTGGTTTGGTCGCCTGCTGTTGTGGGCGGTTGGTTGCTTTCCTTTCCGCACTCGCGTTGGTTCGTGCCTGCCTGCCCGGACGGGCGGACGAAACTGCCCCTCCGTGTCAGCAGCACGAGGATGACTTCCCGATGACACATCGCTTTTCCACCCTCCTCTCACCTCCCCCTCCGCTTTTTGTCCGCGCGACCCTTTTCCCAATCTCGCCACCGCCCCTTTGCGCTCGATGGCGATTCCGGAGGCCACCATGTGGTCGGATACCTCACGGATCTCCCGTCGACGGAACCGTCCCCTGACGGATTCGCACTCGCGGCCGCTGCTTTTATTTTTTCCTGAGATTTTATTCGTCGTCGCCCGTGGCTGCACCGTATCGTGCGTGCCCCTGGTGTTTGTTTGCCGTGGCTCGGTTgactccgacggcggcggggaggagggggcagcggcggcaatTCACACGGGTAGGTGGGGGGCTCCGGGCTCGTCAGCAGCCTCGGCGCTCGCTCGCCACGAGCTTCCGTGCTCCGGCCGCTCCGCTGTCCCCCTCCCGAAACTGTCCCTCGCCCCGCGCCCCCACCGGGGAACCTACTAATGCCCGTGGGCATTCCGGGCATTTCACCACGCTCACCACTCACAGCCTAGCAGTCAAACCAACGCGGTGCGCTGTGAGCCTGCGTGTGTGCTCCACTGCTCCGAATGGGCAGGGCAGGTCGTTCTGTGTGCCGTGGTGGCGTAGGAGGCGCCGCATGGGCCCGGGCCTCGCGGCCGAGCCCGCCCGGCCACTCCGGCGCTGCCACGTGTCCGCGTGGCATGGCGGGCCCCATGCCAGCATGCTTGATATGATGAGCCTTTCGAATTTTGGAATTGTGGGGAATTCGCAATTTGGTCATTGATTGCAAACAGATAAGGTGACGggcggacggacggacggacggatgAACATGAGCAGGTCGCTTGTCCGCGTCCGCGCTTTGATGCCCCCCGCTCCAGCTCCCTCCATCCCGTAACGTGTCTCATGTGATTGCCTAATCGAGCTGCCGCTGCGGCTGCAAATCTGTGGTAGGAGTTGGTTGGGTGAACACTAGCCATGCCACGCTCATTCCTTACCTTACCTGGGCCCCGAGTTGCTTTCCCGTGTTGCTTTCGACGCCTGTGTGCTGATGGCTGGACTTTTCCAATCCCGGGTTGGTTCTGGTGTCTAGCGTCTAGTCTTTGTGGCTGTGGTCCGTGTTGCCCGCTCATGCCACTCACTATACCAGCATCTCGTACTGCACTTTATTATTAGCATCTCGTACTAACCGAGCATGTTCTTTCCCTTTTGTGCCACTGCAGCAGGTGGGTGGCCTCGCCGGACGGCGGTCGATCCTCCCggtgccgccgcctcggcccgcCGGGCAGCGGCCGCGGAAGAAGATGGTAAACTCCTCCTCTGGCTCTGTCCTCTCTCTCACTCCCAAATTCTCACAGCACCACACGTGAAACCACATTAGCAGTAGCCACTCACTACACTAGCCACAAGTACAGAGGTAATCAAGTGTGGTCACGAGCGGGGTTGCCAGGCTTCACCTTGGCGCAGCCGCGCAGGACATGGGCGCTGTCGATGGTAGCTTTGGTTTCGGAACCTTTGAATGCGTCTCACCAACCTGCTGCCGGCCCCGCATCTCCCGCATCATTCACGGCATCTGCGCTGCGCAGGCCGGCCAGGCAAAAGGTGGCCTTTGGCCTGGTCAGTGTCTTCGCTTCACTTCCTTCACTCGCTTACCCAGTTGGTCTAGTGGAAAGGCTGTTCCGGTGCTTAGTGGCACGTAGCGTAGGCTGGAATAAAGACGTGCTGGGCCTGCTGGCACAGGCACAGCCCTGAAGCCCTGCCATTGGAAGGAAAGAGTGGCCAGGGAGGCAAAAGTGGCATGGCATCCTGAGGACAAAAGTGTCAAAGGCCGCCTGCCCGCAAGGATCGAAAAAACACAAGCACCTCATCATCACCGGCTGGCCCGCGACCAAAAAGATCACGCCTCACGTTTAAACAAAAGCAAGCCGGGTTTGTTTGTCGCTTGACAACCTGCTCAGATTTTGCTCTGGTTTGTTCGCATTGCAGAGGCTCCCGGAGATCCAACAGCTGGTGCGGTCGCTGTCGGTGGAGAACGACGCCCTCCGCGAGGTCAACACCTGATTCAAATTCGACGACATCATTGATGCTTGAATAAGCCCTGTGTGGTTCTGTGCCGGATTTGCTGACATGTTTCTTTGCGCGTGAGCAGGAAATGAAGGCGTTGCAGAGGGCCTGCACGACGCTGTCCAAGGAGAACGGCAAGCTAGAGGTCAGTGACACACACCAGCGGCCTTTGAACTGTGTACTCCCTTCCTTTTTCGCGCACATGTGGCGTTCAGGCCACCATATGCATATGCTTCCACGCTAGGACCAGCTTGTTGACTGTTGAGTAGTGCACAGATAAACAACAGCTGCACTTGGTTTAGCTTAAAGCATAAGTGATAGTAATAAGCTTTCTGAATTGCAACCGCTAGGACCATTAGAGGTGGTCCCTGACTCCATGCTAGTATTATATGcggtttgatattttttttaagcCCTTTTTACGCCATAATCTAGGCTGTTCCCAGAAGAAGTGCTACGGTGTGTTGGTTCGGTGGTCAGAGAGCTCCATTTCACTCTGCATCCCTCTCAACAACCGTTGTCCTTGGTAAAACAGATAGAGATAGGGATGCCGCTAAGCATACGGCAGCTGAGGGTTTAGACGTCAACCTCCGTGCCTTTTGACTTGGCATCCCCAGATTGGCCTAGCACGCGCTGTGAACCGTGTTGTCTCTGCACGTGGGCCTGGGGCAAGGTGGGCTGCTGGCCCCACCTGCAGCGACTCATCTAGACTTGGGGCTCGTTAGGTCTGAGAGATGCCATTTGCCAATTCCTCCGTGTGACCGTACACAATTCATGATCACTGGGTTCACTGCCCGCAAAAGGAAAGGAGAGTGCGGTGATGCGTGTCGTGGTGTCCAAGGGGTTGATGTGTGACGCACTAGCCGAATGCCCCCGAGGTCCTAGGCTACTGATGCCGATGCCCGGATTCGTTCGGACAACGTCCGGTCGTTGATCTTAAGCAACTAACTTTTAAGTTAGGTCAGACGGAGCTTGCATCTTCATGTGGCAGGTATTTTGCTTTCCTGAGAAAGTCTAAAGCTACTGTCTCTGAAGGGCTAGTATAAGCTCATCTACAAACTAGTTCCTGACCAAGCTGCCTGCCCATCAGGAGATGAGACCAAGTTCTCTCTGCCCATAGACCCCTCCGAGCATGCACTAGAAGGCTCTAACAGTAGCCAGATGCTATTGGGGTAGCACCGTAGCACTCGGCCGCCGCACCACCCGTGGCCGCAACCGACGCGGCGAGGTGTTCGGCGACTGTGGACGCACGCTTCGGTGTCTGCGGGCCGTACGCTCGCCTAGAATCTTTGCCCATAAAGAACACCACCAAGTTGCCGA
It includes:
- the LOC101785507 gene encoding uncharacterized protein LOC101785507 isoform X2 — encoded protein: MTAVDAESCAVVAAAADIICSLRGADLAGWTPPWRKDAAPALPSACDGGGGGQEVGGDARGMAWPAVARGKRSRSRRAGTPSASGSASAGAAAKEDEEEEKKKKKGRRGARGSPASPLDYSGGSGSGASTSGGEDGAFCSQPAPASATAAPSIKVGGLAGRRSILPVPPPRPAGQRPRKKMRLPEIQQLVRSLSVENDALREEMKALQRACTTLSKENGKLETRLDHSSKRNGMISAEDKAKPKPGSQEAEAEQDAGNGFVLPDLNLPADD
- the LOC101785507 gene encoding uncharacterized protein LOC101785507 isoform X1 gives rise to the protein MTAVDAESCAVVAAAADIICSLRGADLAGWTPPWRKDAAPALPSACDGGGGGQEVGGDARGMAWPAVARGKRSRSRRAGTPSASGSASAGAAAKEDEEEEKKKKKGRRGARGSPASPLDYSGGSGSGASTSGGEDGAFCSQPAPASATAAPSIKQVGGLAGRRSILPVPPPRPAGQRPRKKMRLPEIQQLVRSLSVENDALREEMKALQRACTTLSKENGKLETRLDHSSKRNGMISAEDKAKPKPGSQEAEAEQDAGNGFVLPDLNLPADD